A region of the Amycolatopsis sp. cg13 genome:
CGCAGTTCGAGGATTCCGGACGGGAAGGCCGTGCTTTTCACCAGCCGCAGCCGCCGGGCCTCGTCCAGTTCCGGGAAGAGGGCCGCGCCCTTGCCGGTGACGGCCGGGAGCACCCACAGCCGGTACTCGTTGACCACGCCGAGCTTGATCAGCGAGTGCAGGAATTCGGTGCCGCCCGCGGCGACGAGATCCTTGCCGGGCTCGGCCTTGAGCTTGGCGATCTCCTCCGCGAGGTCACCGCTGGCGATCCGGGTCTCCGGCCAGTCGGCGGTGGTCAGGGTTCTGGAGAAGACGACCTTGGGGATCGTGTTCATGGCCTTGGCCGACGGATGGTCCGAGGTGGGCCAGAAGGCCGCCATGGCCTCGTAAGTGTTGCGGCCCATGAGGAAAGCCCCGGCGTCCCAGAGCTGGTCGACGAAGTATTCCTCCTGTTCGGGGTCGTCGGTGGCCGTCATGACGTCGCGGAT
Encoded here:
- a CDS encoding dihydrofolate reductase family protein, which gives rise to MTTTRKLVLGFYVSLDGKSADADNGIRDVMTATDDPEQEEYFVDQLWDAGAFLMGRNTYEAMAAFWPTSDHPSAKAMNTIPKVVFSRTLTTADWPETRIASGDLAEEIAKLKAEPGKDLVAAGGTEFLHSLIKLGVVNEYRLWVLPAVTGKGAALFPELDEARRLRLVKSTAFPSGILELRYAPAD